The following are from one region of the Odocoileus virginianus isolate 20LAN1187 ecotype Illinois unplaced genomic scaffold, Ovbor_1.2 Unplaced_Scaffold_12, whole genome shotgun sequence genome:
- the POGK gene encoding pogo transposable element with KRAB domain isoform X1, producing the protein MGFNRSARRSALHSAWHTAGTLSVHWSQASAPRAPLSAEWSHSIVSMPGQHVPALFDEVAIYFSDEEWEVLTEQQKALYREVMRMNYETVLSLEFPFPKPDMITRLEREEESQNSDEWQLQGGTFAEKEESDLKPPDWAAPMNAAAQFPQPQHLDGFGLRLPRDITELPEWGEGYPFYMAMGFPGYDLSADDLAGKLQFSRGMRRSYDAGFKLMVVEYAESTNNCQAAKQFGVLEKNVRDWRKVKPQLQNAHAMRRAFRGPKNGRFALVDQRVAEYVRYMQAKGDPITREAMQLKALEIAQEMNIPEKGFKASLGWCRRMMRRYDLSLRHKVPVPQQLPEDLTEKLVTYQRSVLALRRAHDYQVAQMGNADETPICLEVPSRVTVDNQGEKPVLVKTPGREKLKITAMLGVLADGRKLPPYIILRGTYIPPGKFPSGMEIRCHRYGWMTEDLMQDWLEVVWRRRTGAVPKQRGLLILNGFRGHATDSVKSSMESMNTDMVIIPGGLTSQLQVLDVVVYKPLNDSVRAQYSNWLLAGNLALSPTGNAKKPPLGLFLEWVMVAWNSISSESIVQGFKKCHISSNLEDEDDVLWEIESELPGGGEPPKECDTESLAESH; encoded by the exons ATGG GATTCAATAGGAGTGCAAGAAGGAGTGCCctacacagtgcctggcatacagcaggCACTCTATCGGTGCACTGGTCCCAGGCCTCTGCCCCAAGAGCCCCACTGTCTGCTGAGTGGTCCCACAGCATCGTCAGCATGCCTGGGCAGCAT GTGCCGGCCCTATTCGATGAGGTGGCCATATATTTTTCCGATGAGGAGTGGGAAGTTTTGACGGAGCAACAAAAGGCTCTCTACCGGGAGGTCATGAGGATGAATTATGAAACTGTCCTGTCTCTGG AATTCCCATTCCCTAAGCCTGACATGATCACTCGGTTGGAAAGGGAGGAAGAATCTCAGAATTCTGACGAATGGCAGCTCCAAGGAGGAACCTTTGCAG AAAAGGAAGAATCCGACCTGAAGCCGCCAGATTGGGCGGCCCCGATGAACGCAGCCGCGCAGTTTCCCCAGCCTCAGCACCTGGATGGCTTTGGCCTCCGTCTGCCTCGGGACATCACAGAGCTGCCCGAGTGGGGCGAGGGGTACCCCTTCTACATGGCCATGGGCTTCCCCGGGTACGACCTCTCGGCCGACGACCTGGCCGGGAAGCTCCAGTTCAGCCGGGGCATGCGCCGCAGTTACGACGCAGGCTTCAAGTTAATGGTGGTGGAGTACGCCGAGAGCACCAACAACTGCCAGGCGGCCAAGCAGTTTGGGGTGCTGGAGAAAAACGTCCGCGACTGGCGCAAAGTGAAGCCGCAGCTGCAGAACGCCCACGCCATGCGGCGTGCCTTCCGCGGCCCCAAGAACGGGCGCTTCGCCCTGGTGGACCAGCGCGTGGCCGAGTACGTGCGATACATGCAGGCCAAAGGGGACCCCATCACCAGGGAGGCCATGCAGCTGAAAGCTCTGGAGATCGCCCAGGAGATGAACATTCCAGAGAAAGGGTTCAAGGCTAGCTTGGGTTGGTGTCGAAGAATGATGCGGAGGTATGACTTGTCTCTGCGGCATAAGGTGCCCGTGCCCCAGCAGCTGCCCGAGGACCTGACCGAGAAGCTTGTTACCTACCAGCGGAGCGTGCTGGCTCTGCGCAGGGCACACGActaccaggtggctcagatgggaaatgCAGACGAGACGCCTATTTGCTTAGAGGTGCCCTCGAGGGTGACTGTGGACAACCAGGGGGAAAAGCCTGTCTTGGTCAAGACGCCAGGGAGGGAGAAACTGAAAATCACAGCCATGCTTGGTGTCTTGGCTGATGGGAGGAAGTTACCTCCATATATCATTCTGAGGGGCACGTACATCCCCCCCGGGAAGTTCCCAAGTGGCATGGAAATCCGCTGCCACCGGTACGGCTGGATGACGGAGGACCTGATGCAGGACTGGCTGGAGGTGGTGTGGAGGCGGAGGACGGGCGCGGTGCCCAAGCAGCGAGGGCTGCTGATCCTGAACGGCTTCCGGGGCCACGCCACCGACTCGGTGAAGAGCTCCATGGAGAGCATGAACACCGACATGGTCATCATCCCGGGAGGCTTGACCTCGCAGCTGCAGGTGTTGGATGTGGTGGTCTACAAACCACTGAATGACAGTGTGCGGGCCCAGTATTCCAACTGGCTCCTGGCGGGGAACCTGGCGCTGAGCCCCACCGGGAACGCCAAGAAGCCGCCGCTGGGCCTTTTTCTGGAGTGGGTCATGGTGGCCTGGAATAGCATCTCGAGCGAGTCCATCGTCCAAGGGTTCAAGAAGTGCCACATCTCCAGCAACCTGGAGGATGAGGATGACGTGCTGTGGGAAATCGAGAGCGAGTTGCCGGGCGGAGGGGAACCGCCCAAGGAGTGTGACACCGAGAGCCTGGCGGAGAGCCACTGA
- the POGK gene encoding pogo transposable element with KRAB domain isoform X2: protein MASTACPLNLTLKEEEEEEEIQSRELEDGPTDMQKVRICSEGGWVPALFDEVAIYFSDEEWEVLTEQQKALYREVMRMNYETVLSLEFPFPKPDMITRLEREEESQNSDEWQLQGGTFAEKEESDLKPPDWAAPMNAAAQFPQPQHLDGFGLRLPRDITELPEWGEGYPFYMAMGFPGYDLSADDLAGKLQFSRGMRRSYDAGFKLMVVEYAESTNNCQAAKQFGVLEKNVRDWRKVKPQLQNAHAMRRAFRGPKNGRFALVDQRVAEYVRYMQAKGDPITREAMQLKALEIAQEMNIPEKGFKASLGWCRRMMRRYDLSLRHKVPVPQQLPEDLTEKLVTYQRSVLALRRAHDYQVAQMGNADETPICLEVPSRVTVDNQGEKPVLVKTPGREKLKITAMLGVLADGRKLPPYIILRGTYIPPGKFPSGMEIRCHRYGWMTEDLMQDWLEVVWRRRTGAVPKQRGLLILNGFRGHATDSVKSSMESMNTDMVIIPGGLTSQLQVLDVVVYKPLNDSVRAQYSNWLLAGNLALSPTGNAKKPPLGLFLEWVMVAWNSISSESIVQGFKKCHISSNLEDEDDVLWEIESELPGGGEPPKECDTESLAESH from the exons ATGGCATCCACAGCCTGCCCTCTCAATTTGACcctgaaagaagaggaagaagaagaagagattcAGAGCCGGGAACTGGAGGATGGTCCCACAGATATGCAAAAAGTCCGAATCTGTTCAGAGGGTGGATGG GTGCCGGCCCTATTCGATGAGGTGGCCATATATTTTTCCGATGAGGAGTGGGAAGTTTTGACGGAGCAACAAAAGGCTCTCTACCGGGAGGTCATGAGGATGAATTATGAAACTGTCCTGTCTCTGG AATTCCCATTCCCTAAGCCTGACATGATCACTCGGTTGGAAAGGGAGGAAGAATCTCAGAATTCTGACGAATGGCAGCTCCAAGGAGGAACCTTTGCAG AAAAGGAAGAATCCGACCTGAAGCCGCCAGATTGGGCGGCCCCGATGAACGCAGCCGCGCAGTTTCCCCAGCCTCAGCACCTGGATGGCTTTGGCCTCCGTCTGCCTCGGGACATCACAGAGCTGCCCGAGTGGGGCGAGGGGTACCCCTTCTACATGGCCATGGGCTTCCCCGGGTACGACCTCTCGGCCGACGACCTGGCCGGGAAGCTCCAGTTCAGCCGGGGCATGCGCCGCAGTTACGACGCAGGCTTCAAGTTAATGGTGGTGGAGTACGCCGAGAGCACCAACAACTGCCAGGCGGCCAAGCAGTTTGGGGTGCTGGAGAAAAACGTCCGCGACTGGCGCAAAGTGAAGCCGCAGCTGCAGAACGCCCACGCCATGCGGCGTGCCTTCCGCGGCCCCAAGAACGGGCGCTTCGCCCTGGTGGACCAGCGCGTGGCCGAGTACGTGCGATACATGCAGGCCAAAGGGGACCCCATCACCAGGGAGGCCATGCAGCTGAAAGCTCTGGAGATCGCCCAGGAGATGAACATTCCAGAGAAAGGGTTCAAGGCTAGCTTGGGTTGGTGTCGAAGAATGATGCGGAGGTATGACTTGTCTCTGCGGCATAAGGTGCCCGTGCCCCAGCAGCTGCCCGAGGACCTGACCGAGAAGCTTGTTACCTACCAGCGGAGCGTGCTGGCTCTGCGCAGGGCACACGActaccaggtggctcagatgggaaatgCAGACGAGACGCCTATTTGCTTAGAGGTGCCCTCGAGGGTGACTGTGGACAACCAGGGGGAAAAGCCTGTCTTGGTCAAGACGCCAGGGAGGGAGAAACTGAAAATCACAGCCATGCTTGGTGTCTTGGCTGATGGGAGGAAGTTACCTCCATATATCATTCTGAGGGGCACGTACATCCCCCCCGGGAAGTTCCCAAGTGGCATGGAAATCCGCTGCCACCGGTACGGCTGGATGACGGAGGACCTGATGCAGGACTGGCTGGAGGTGGTGTGGAGGCGGAGGACGGGCGCGGTGCCCAAGCAGCGAGGGCTGCTGATCCTGAACGGCTTCCGGGGCCACGCCACCGACTCGGTGAAGAGCTCCATGGAGAGCATGAACACCGACATGGTCATCATCCCGGGAGGCTTGACCTCGCAGCTGCAGGTGTTGGATGTGGTGGTCTACAAACCACTGAATGACAGTGTGCGGGCCCAGTATTCCAACTGGCTCCTGGCGGGGAACCTGGCGCTGAGCCCCACCGGGAACGCCAAGAAGCCGCCGCTGGGCCTTTTTCTGGAGTGGGTCATGGTGGCCTGGAATAGCATCTCGAGCGAGTCCATCGTCCAAGGGTTCAAGAAGTGCCACATCTCCAGCAACCTGGAGGATGAGGATGACGTGCTGTGGGAAATCGAGAGCGAGTTGCCGGGCGGAGGGGAACCGCCCAAGGAGTGTGACACCGAGAGCCTGGCGGAGAGCCACTGA